In Microbulbifer celer, a single window of DNA contains:
- the tusA gene encoding sulfurtransferase TusA, with product MKSDQTPSVSDHILDARGLLCPEPVMMLHAAVRKVADGEVLQVFATDPSTQRDIPKFCQFLGYELIQHAEENDEFIYWIKKADV from the coding sequence ATGAAGTCAGATCAAACCCCCTCAGTTTCAGATCACATCCTCGATGCCCGCGGCCTGCTGTGCCCGGAGCCCGTTATGATGCTCCATGCCGCGGTGCGCAAAGTCGCCGATGGCGAAGTGCTGCAGGTGTTTGCCACAGACCCGTCCACGCAGCGCGACATTCCAAAATTTTGCCAGTTTCTCGGTTACGAGCTGATACAGCATGCCGAGGAGAATGATGAGTTTATTTATTGGATCAAAAAAGCGGACGTTTGA
- a CDS encoding antibiotic biosynthesis monooxygenase family protein, which translates to MIYVLIEREIAEDLESTYEEAARRLLANAYHTTGFVDGHTYNELDNSRRRFTLSKWRSVFHWQQWYNSDERREQMRQLAPLLAHEERITFLERT; encoded by the coding sequence ATGATATACGTACTGATCGAACGGGAAATTGCCGAGGACCTGGAGTCCACCTACGAAGAGGCCGCCCGCCGGCTGCTGGCCAACGCCTACCACACCACCGGCTTTGTGGATGGCCACACCTATAACGAACTGGACAACTCCCGCCGTCGTTTCACCCTGTCCAAATGGCGTTCCGTCTTTCACTGGCAGCAGTGGTACAACAGCGATGAGCGCCGCGAGCAGATGAGACAGCTGGCGCCCCTGCTGGCCCACGAAGAGCGAATTACATTTCTCGAGCGCACATAA
- a CDS encoding alpha/beta fold hydrolase: MSERTEWLVDRPETAPEHWYLFAHGAGAPMDSDFMQALAALLVARGVGVVRFEFPYMVERRESGKRRPPNKMDVLLDCFRAQVDRVHDELGPKALFVGGKSMGGRVASMLAQEAFEAGRVAGAVCLGYPFHPQGKPEKLRTGHLEHITCPTLIVQGTRDALGNRDEVEGYPLSDAVRCHWLEDGDHDFKPRRASGFTQSQHWQSAAELAARFMCAREM, from the coding sequence ATGTCGGAGCGCACAGAATGGCTCGTCGACAGGCCGGAAACGGCGCCCGAACATTGGTATCTGTTTGCCCACGGTGCGGGTGCGCCGATGGATAGTGATTTTATGCAGGCGCTGGCGGCGTTGCTGGTGGCCCGTGGTGTGGGGGTGGTTCGGTTTGAGTTTCCGTATATGGTAGAGCGCCGCGAATCCGGTAAACGCCGGCCGCCCAACAAGATGGATGTGTTGCTGGATTGTTTCCGCGCGCAGGTTGATCGAGTCCATGACGAGCTGGGTCCGAAGGCTTTGTTTGTGGGCGGGAAGTCGATGGGGGGCAGGGTTGCCAGTATGCTGGCCCAGGAGGCTTTTGAAGCGGGGAGGGTGGCCGGGGCGGTGTGTCTCGGGTATCCATTCCATCCGCAGGGTAAGCCGGAGAAGTTGCGCACCGGGCATCTGGAGCATATCACCTGCCCAACACTGATCGTGCAGGGCACACGGGATGCGCTGGGAAATCGGGACGAGGTTGAAGGGTATCCGTTGTCAGACGCGGTGCGGTGTCATTGGCTGGAAGACGGCGATCACGATTTCAAGCCGCGTCGTGCCAGTGGCTTCACGCAGTCGCAGCACTGGCAGAGCGCGGCGGAGCTGGCGGCTCGGTTTATGTGCGCTCGAGAAATGTAA
- a CDS encoding YheU family protein, translated as MIIPHKQIDAETLQNLLEEYATRDGTDYGEREVSLEDKVANLRRQLESKQVVIWFEPGEESVNLVLAEDVPKDLPGGGSF; from the coding sequence ATGATCATTCCCCACAAACAAATAGACGCCGAAACCCTGCAAAACCTGCTGGAAGAATACGCGACCCGTGACGGTACCGATTACGGGGAGCGGGAGGTGAGTCTGGAAGACAAGGTGGCAAACCTGCGCCGCCAGCTGGAGAGTAAGCAGGTGGTGATCTGGTTTGAGCCGGGGGAGGAGTCGGTGAATCTGGTGCTGGCGGAAGACGTGCCGAAAGATCTGCCGGGCGGCGGGAGCTTCTGA